In one window of Xiphophorus hellerii strain 12219 chromosome 23, Xiphophorus_hellerii-4.1, whole genome shotgun sequence DNA:
- the LOC116714189 gene encoding complexin-2, with product MNFVMKQALGGATKDMGKMLGGEEEKDPDAQKKEEERQEALRQQEEERKAKYARMEAERENIRQGIRDKYGIKKKEEKEAEAAAAMEQASEGSLTRPKKAVPTGCGDEEEEESIVDTVMKFIPAPLMDMFNKK from the exons GGGCCACTAAAGACATGGGCAAAATGCTTGGtggggaggaggagaaggaccCTGATGCTcagaagaaagaggaggagagacaAGAAGCACTGAGGCAAcaagaagaggagaggaaggcGAAATATGCAAGAAtggaggcagagagagaaaacatcCGACAGGGCATCAGGGACAAG TATGGCAtcaagaagaaggaggagaaggaagcCGAGGCTGCCGCTGCCATGGAGCAGGCCTCAGAGGGCAGCCTTACCCGCCCTAAAAAGGCCGTCCCCACCGGCTGCGgcgatgaggaggaagaggagagcatCGTGGATACTGTCATGAAATTCATTCCAGCCCCTCTGATGGATATGTTCAATAAAAAGTAA